Proteins co-encoded in one Saprospira grandis genomic window:
- a CDS encoding inorganic pyrophosphatase, with the protein MKYKAHPWHGISAGKKAPELVTCFIEVVPGDEMKYEVDKESGYLMIDRPNKFSNILPALYGFIPQTYSAEACANYCMKQSGLSNIEGDGDPIDIVVLTDRKVPHGDLLLEAIPVGGFRMIDGGEADDKIVAVLKGDSTYGDIQEMSDLPEKLIKRIKHYFLTYKEHPDTLGKQAPKVEITQEYGQEEAFEVITAGQKDYLTHYGQKEMA; encoded by the coding sequence ATGAAATACAAAGCCCACCCATGGCACGGCATCTCTGCCGGTAAGAAAGCTCCCGAATTGGTGACCTGCTTTATCGAGGTAGTACCCGGAGACGAAATGAAGTATGAAGTAGATAAGGAAAGCGGCTATCTCATGATCGACCGCCCCAATAAGTTTTCTAATATTCTGCCCGCCCTATACGGCTTTATTCCTCAAACTTATTCTGCCGAGGCTTGCGCCAATTATTGCATGAAGCAATCTGGCCTAAGCAATATTGAAGGCGATGGCGATCCTATCGATATTGTGGTTCTCACCGACCGCAAAGTCCCGCATGGCGACCTCCTCTTAGAAGCGATTCCCGTTGGCGGTTTCCGCATGATCGATGGCGGCGAAGCCGATGACAAAATTGTTGCGGTCCTGAAAGGCGACTCTACTTATGGCGATATTCAGGAAATGAGCGATCTACCCGAAAAACTTATCAAACGCATCAAACATTATTTCCTTACCTATAAGGAGCATCCCGATACCCTCGGCAAACAAGCCCCTAAGGTGGAAATTACTCAGGAATATGGCCAAGAAGAAGCTTTCGAGGTGATTACCGCCGGCCAAAAAGATTATCTCACGCATTATGGCCAAAAAGAAATGGCCTAA
- a CDS encoding DUF1697 domain-containing protein, with protein MKSYIVFLRGINVGGKRKLPMKSLQSWLAESGDYQAVKSYLQTGNVLLKTTATSPKALEDQLEKLLQSKMQDAPTVLARTVEDYISAIENRPFQEQALEKSYLCLLKSADYQGQQKPSDEVEKWEWRKGMLFLYYPNGYGRSKRANNYWERQLKMPCSSRNYKTCLHLLALAKSTYVD; from the coding sequence TTGAAGAGCTATATCGTTTTTCTAAGAGGAATCAATGTCGGCGGCAAACGCAAATTGCCCATGAAGTCGCTCCAAAGCTGGCTAGCCGAAAGCGGAGACTATCAAGCCGTAAAAAGCTACCTGCAAACCGGTAATGTTTTGCTCAAAACAACAGCAACCTCCCCCAAAGCATTAGAAGACCAACTAGAAAAATTGCTCCAAAGCAAAATGCAAGATGCTCCCACTGTCTTGGCCCGAACTGTAGAAGATTATATTTCTGCCATAGAAAATCGGCCATTTCAAGAGCAGGCCTTAGAAAAATCTTATCTTTGTCTTCTCAAATCTGCTGATTATCAAGGCCAGCAAAAGCCCAGCGATGAAGTAGAAAAATGGGAGTGGCGAAAAGGAATGTTATTTCTCTATTATCCCAATGGCTACGGCCGCTCAAAACGAGCCAACAACTATTGGGAACGACAACTAAAAATGCCCTGTAGTAGCCGCAACTATAAAACTTGTCTACATTTACTCGCCTTAGCCAAAAGCACCTATGTTGATTAG
- a CDS encoding DUF4270 family protein: MQIRTLFFWSSLFFLAACSKPSELGLSLVEQDPANIIYTDSLSLDLQTVLTDPLTSSARTRWICGSYLDPIFGKTEAGVYANFRLTSSNASFPNASFDSLVLSLAYDSVGHYGGNISQLGVQEWQVYRLTEDIDPDEDYSADAEFLTGDLLADFSFIPKVNEPVSVDDAALDPQLRIRLADSLGQYLMQPDSAIYSSNSAFKEAFKGVYIRPKTNGQQSAILRFLSESAYSKLTLYYTDSAGVAQSYDYLMDDDAESVLNISHDYSNTTVLQNNSSDSIVYLQGMNGLGVRLAFPHLANLGAIIVNKAELVIQLAEEQDRNFPAPDQLFCLEKTSTDGYLLIDDVTSSVNRNPSDPFRLFGGLLSYEGDQAYFAMNLSEYLQRLVDQETEEAALYIQTAAITDTERMRIGNGQASSLQAKLFLTYTKID; this comes from the coding sequence ATGCAAATTAGAACCCTCTTTTTTTGGAGCAGCCTTTTTTTTCTAGCTGCTTGTAGCAAACCTAGCGAATTAGGTCTTTCTTTAGTAGAGCAAGACCCTGCCAATATTATTTATACCGACAGTTTGAGTCTGGACCTACAAACGGTATTGACCGATCCGCTCACGAGCTCGGCTCGGACGCGTTGGATTTGCGGCAGTTATCTGGACCCTATTTTTGGTAAAACGGAGGCTGGGGTTTATGCCAACTTTCGCTTGACCAGTAGCAATGCCAGTTTTCCCAATGCTAGTTTTGATTCTTTGGTGCTCAGTTTGGCCTATGATTCGGTAGGGCATTATGGTGGAAACATTAGCCAATTGGGGGTTCAGGAGTGGCAGGTTTATCGTTTGACAGAAGACATTGACCCCGATGAAGACTATAGCGCTGATGCTGAATTTTTGACAGGCGATTTGTTGGCTGACTTTAGCTTTATTCCTAAGGTGAATGAGCCTGTGAGTGTAGATGATGCGGCCCTTGACCCTCAGTTGCGCATTCGCTTGGCCGATTCTTTGGGCCAATACCTCATGCAGCCCGACTCTGCTATTTATAGTAGTAATAGTGCTTTTAAAGAAGCCTTTAAGGGCGTATATATTCGCCCAAAAACCAATGGACAGCAATCGGCTATTCTGCGTTTCTTATCAGAGAGTGCCTATTCTAAGCTGACGCTTTATTATACAGATTCTGCGGGGGTGGCCCAAAGCTACGACTACCTGATGGATGATGATGCCGAATCTGTTTTGAACATTAGCCATGATTATAGCAATACGACTGTACTTCAAAATAATAGCAGCGATAGCATCGTTTACCTTCAGGGAATGAACGGTCTAGGCGTTCGCCTAGCCTTTCCGCATCTGGCTAACTTAGGCGCTATTATTGTAAATAAAGCGGAACTAGTCATTCAACTAGCCGAAGAGCAGGATCGAAATTTTCCCGCCCCAGATCAACTTTTTTGTTTAGAGAAAACGAGTACTGATGGTTACCTATTGATTGATGATGTGACCAGTTCTGTCAATCGTAACCCAAGCGACCCTTTCCGCCTCTTTGGTGGATTGTTGAGCTATGAGGGAGATCAAGCCTATTTTGCCATGAATTTATCTGAATACCTGCAACGCCTAGTTGATCAGGAAACAGAGGAGGCAGCACTTTATATTCAAACGGCTGCTATTACGGATACCGAGCGTATGCGTATTGGAAATGGGCAGGCGAGTAGCCTTCAGGCCAAACTCTTCTTAACCTACACCAAAATCGATTAA
- a CDS encoding ABC transporter ATP-binding protein, protein MAVLLAYKGLTIDFKQGDMPAVRAVDQLSFQLRSGELLGIVGESGSGKSVSCLAALRLLARPAAQYVAGQIIYRKGEEELDLLQLKDAEMRKIRGKEIAMIFQEPMSSLNPVISCGEQLIEAIPKEEKKEAKAAKARALALLEKVRLDDSERIFAAYPHQLSGGQKQRLMIAMALAGRPKILIADEPTTALDVSVQKSILALIKQLQKELDMAVIFVTHDLAVLAEIADRVLVMYQAKRMEEGPISEIYESPKSPYTRSLLACHPPLDSWLSRLPTVADFMGAPPKYSSAKAARKALAKPAPTYQVPSVQPLLEVENLRTYFPKQRTFFGRTKSYLKAVDGVSFSLYPGEVLGLVGESGSGKTTLGRSLLRLQDCQADKLCFDGQDLRTLSPKKLRQLRPQMQIIFQDPLAALNPRQKIGVAIEEPMRMHGILSSKRERRKRVEELLEQVGLSADQYNRYPHEFSGGQRQRICIARALALQPRLIVCDESVSALDVSVQAQVLNLLLDLKEQYQLSYIFISHDLSVVKFMADRLLVMQNGKIVESGSSRQIYENPQEAYTQELIAAIPKG, encoded by the coding sequence ATGGCCGTTTTGTTAGCGTATAAGGGCTTGACAATAGACTTTAAACAGGGCGATATGCCTGCTGTTCGAGCCGTGGACCAGCTGAGCTTTCAGCTGCGTTCTGGAGAGTTGTTGGGCATTGTCGGAGAATCAGGCTCTGGCAAATCAGTGAGCTGTTTGGCCGCACTAAGGCTGCTGGCCAGGCCAGCAGCACAGTATGTAGCCGGACAAATTATTTATCGAAAAGGAGAGGAAGAGCTAGACCTTCTACAACTGAAAGATGCCGAAATGCGGAAGATCCGAGGCAAGGAAATCGCCATGATTTTTCAGGAGCCCATGAGCTCTTTAAATCCCGTTATTTCTTGTGGCGAACAATTGATAGAAGCTATTCCCAAAGAAGAAAAAAAGGAGGCCAAGGCCGCCAAAGCTCGAGCCTTGGCCCTATTGGAAAAAGTACGTTTGGATGATAGTGAACGCATTTTTGCAGCTTATCCACATCAATTATCTGGGGGCCAAAAACAACGCCTAATGATTGCTATGGCCTTGGCCGGCCGCCCTAAAATTCTAATTGCCGATGAACCCACAACAGCCCTAGATGTCTCGGTCCAAAAGTCTATCTTGGCCCTGATTAAGCAGTTGCAAAAGGAGCTAGATATGGCCGTTATTTTTGTTACGCACGATTTGGCCGTTCTAGCCGAAATTGCCGACCGAGTTCTGGTGATGTATCAGGCTAAACGAATGGAGGAAGGACCTATCTCAGAGATTTATGAATCTCCCAAATCACCTTATACAAGAAGCCTGCTGGCCTGCCACCCCCCCCTAGATAGTTGGCTCAGCCGCCTACCTACTGTGGCCGATTTTATGGGAGCCCCCCCCAAATATAGCTCAGCCAAAGCCGCCCGAAAAGCGCTCGCTAAGCCAGCCCCTACTTATCAAGTACCTAGCGTTCAGCCGCTTTTAGAGGTGGAAAACCTAAGGACCTATTTCCCTAAGCAACGAACTTTCTTTGGCCGTACCAAAAGCTACCTTAAAGCCGTTGATGGGGTGTCCTTTTCTTTATATCCCGGCGAGGTCCTGGGCTTGGTCGGGGAGTCGGGCTCTGGAAAAACTACCCTGGGCCGCAGTTTGCTGCGCCTACAAGATTGTCAAGCCGATAAGCTTTGCTTTGATGGGCAAGATCTCCGAACACTATCGCCTAAAAAGTTGCGTCAGCTGCGCCCACAAATGCAAATCATTTTTCAAGATCCCCTAGCCGCACTCAATCCCAGACAAAAAATTGGAGTAGCTATTGAAGAACCTATGCGTATGCACGGCATTTTGTCCTCTAAACGAGAACGTCGAAAACGCGTGGAGGAACTGCTGGAACAAGTCGGACTTTCTGCCGATCAATATAATCGCTACCCCCATGAGTTTTCTGGTGGACAACGCCAACGAATCTGTATCGCTCGGGCTTTGGCCCTGCAACCCCGCCTGATTGTTTGCGATGAGTCGGTGTCTGCCCTAGATGTCTCGGTGCAGGCACAGGTCCTCAATTTATTGCTGGACCTAAAAGAACAGTACCAATTGAGCTATATCTTTATCTCTCATGACCTCTCTGTGGTCAAGTTTATGGCCGACCGCCTGCTCGTTATGCAAAACGGAAAAATTGTAGAATCAGGCAGTAGTCGACAAATTTATGAAAACCCCCAAGAAGCTTATACCCAAGAACTCATTGCGGCCATCCCCAAAGGCTAG
- the glmS gene encoding glutamine--fructose-6-phosphate transaminase (isomerizing), whose amino-acid sequence MCGIVAYIGERQAFPILIKGLQRLEYRGYDSAGVALFNPAEGETEIKVYKRQGKVKELLDFSTGKSTQANIGIGHTRWATHGAPNHINAHPHISGNKQLAIIHNGIIENYDSLRMALEKEGHEFESETDTEVLIHLIEEIQKKEAVSIEDAVRMSLSRVIGAYAIVIIDKTAPDRIIAARKGSPMVLGLGESGEFFIASDASPIVEYTKNVVYLNDEEILIARDNGEFVIKTIGNEVQTPFIQYLEMEIDTIEKGGFDHYMLKEIYQQPKTIADAMRGRINAKQGIITLGGINEFENRFLNADRIIIAACGTSWIAGLIGEHLFEDLARIPTEVEYASEFRYRNPIIKNNDIVLAISQSGETADTIAALELARDRDALLYGICNVVGSSIARMTDAGSYIHAGPEIGVASTKAFTGQLVLLTLMALQLARKKGTISSSYFFQLLNELENIPSKVESLLQNDAKIKYVAQEIKDANNALYLGRGYNFPVALEGALKLKEISYIHAEGYPAAEMKHGPIALIDENMPVIVVASNDSTREKVISNIQEVKARKGKVIAIIKEGDQAIEKLVDYAIEIPDTEEPLSPLLSVIPLQLLAYHIAILRNCNVDQPRNLAKSVTVE is encoded by the coding sequence ATGTGTGGAATTGTTGCCTACATTGGAGAGCGTCAGGCTTTCCCTATCCTTATTAAAGGGCTTCAGCGCCTAGAGTACCGTGGCTATGATAGTGCCGGCGTGGCACTTTTTAATCCTGCCGAAGGGGAAACAGAGATTAAGGTTTATAAACGACAGGGAAAGGTCAAGGAATTGCTTGATTTTTCTACCGGAAAAAGCACCCAAGCCAATATTGGTATTGGACATACTCGCTGGGCAACGCATGGCGCACCCAACCACATCAATGCGCACCCCCATATTTCGGGCAACAAGCAGCTGGCTATTATTCATAATGGAATTATTGAAAACTACGATAGCCTTCGGATGGCCCTAGAAAAAGAAGGGCATGAGTTTGAGTCGGAAACCGATACAGAGGTTTTGATTCATCTCATTGAAGAGATTCAGAAAAAAGAGGCCGTTTCTATTGAAGATGCGGTAAGAATGTCGCTTAGCCGAGTCATTGGCGCTTATGCGATTGTGATTATTGATAAAACAGCTCCCGACCGCATTATTGCCGCCCGAAAAGGTAGCCCGATGGTGCTTGGCTTGGGCGAATCTGGCGAGTTTTTTATCGCCTCTGATGCGTCTCCAATTGTAGAGTATACCAAGAATGTGGTTTATCTCAATGATGAGGAAATTCTAATTGCTCGCGATAATGGCGAGTTTGTGATTAAAACTATTGGCAATGAGGTCCAAACGCCTTTTATCCAATATCTCGAAATGGAAATTGACACCATCGAGAAGGGCGGTTTTGACCACTATATGCTCAAAGAGATTTATCAGCAACCCAAAACTATTGCCGATGCTATGCGTGGGCGCATCAATGCCAAGCAAGGCATTATTACTTTGGGGGGAATCAATGAGTTTGAAAACCGCTTTTTGAATGCCGACCGCATTATTATTGCCGCCTGTGGTACTTCTTGGATTGCTGGCCTGATTGGCGAACACCTTTTTGAAGACCTGGCCCGCATTCCAACCGAAGTAGAATACGCTTCGGAGTTCCGCTACCGCAACCCGATTATCAAAAATAATGATATCGTTTTGGCCATCTCTCAATCTGGAGAAACGGCCGATACCATTGCCGCTCTAGAATTGGCCCGCGACCGCGATGCCCTGCTCTACGGTATTTGTAATGTGGTGGGCTCTTCTATTGCCCGAATGACGGATGCTGGCTCTTATATTCATGCTGGTCCAGAAATTGGCGTGGCTTCTACCAAGGCCTTTACTGGCCAACTGGTGCTGCTTACTTTGATGGCCCTACAGCTAGCCCGCAAGAAGGGCACGATCTCTAGCTCTTACTTTTTCCAACTCCTCAATGAGCTAGAAAATATTCCTAGTAAGGTGGAAAGCCTGCTGCAAAATGATGCTAAAATCAAGTATGTGGCGCAGGAAATTAAGGATGCCAATAATGCCCTCTACCTAGGCCGTGGCTATAATTTCCCCGTGGCCCTAGAAGGTGCACTCAAACTCAAAGAAATTTCTTATATTCACGCAGAGGGCTATCCCGCAGCCGAAATGAAGCACGGTCCTATCGCCCTTATCGATGAAAATATGCCCGTAATCGTGGTGGCCTCCAATGATAGCACCCGCGAAAAGGTCATTAGCAATATTCAGGAAGTCAAGGCCCGCAAAGGGAAGGTCATCGCCATTATCAAGGAAGGCGATCAGGCCATTGAGAAATTGGTCGATTATGCCATCGAAATTCCAGATACCGAGGAGCCACTCTCTCCCCTACTTTCTGTTATCCCCCTGCAGTTGCTGGCTTATCATATTGCTATTTTGCGCAACTGTAATGTAGACCAGCCCCGTAATCTTGCCAAATCTGTTACTGTAGAATAG
- a CDS encoding TaqI-like C-terminal specificity domain-containing protein, giving the protein MLISKQELSSSLGVCNSTISNWIRTGLLPDYQKGQEGYSPRTIEDIMSQIQATNKLKSRVNRSHKHELQIVTGTLSYAESKLLVEWLLQLSERHQLSVDALMCCLSIKALDDAQLIKMDWANSQLSSNSDEFTLFLQTWLDEQHLPQDLDPLQRDLLGLTVPEKEPDFMGVIYESMRSLSEKAKLGAFFTPAELVEDIVLPATASVLDPCSGTGTILLHVLDRAHAPSLIHLRDVDSLALRIAKVNFALFFQRIDELVHTEVMDVLEEQPQERFDYIITNPPWGAKLDKKRKKELRKTYPELKSPESFSIAVFNALGKLKRGSQAGSRQNSRLIFILPESLLYVDAHKGIREILFERQYKIAIRFFGKAFKGVMSSVIRLELQRGKRQLQLEREGQSMEIPFELLAQNYFRPPALETKAELQILQKILDRPSFTLAQGDSTFGLGIVTGNNKAHLKNEPAPGLEPIYTGKELQPFAFDAPRKFIRFEPAKLQQVAPLQLYRQPKICYRFISKELKVVADFKGSLLLNSINFIVPDRRLSIKALCAFLNSPVASFLYQRLFNSIKVLRRQIEHFPIPQAFKEYSPALENLHDWQVEGHEGRWELHVLTAKMYGLDDLETEVLWKTMGGEDL; this is encoded by the coding sequence ATGTTGATTAGCAAACAAGAGTTGAGTTCTTCCCTTGGCGTCTGTAACTCAACCATTAGCAACTGGATTAGAACCGGCTTGCTACCCGATTACCAAAAAGGCCAAGAAGGATATAGCCCCAGAACGATAGAGGATATCATGAGCCAGATACAAGCCACAAACAAACTGAAAAGTAGAGTGAACCGCAGCCATAAACATGAATTGCAAATCGTAACCGGAACCCTAAGCTATGCCGAAAGTAAGCTTTTGGTCGAATGGCTACTCCAACTCTCCGAACGCCACCAGCTTTCGGTAGATGCACTCATGTGTTGCCTCTCTATTAAGGCCCTTGATGATGCTCAACTCATCAAAATGGATTGGGCCAATAGTCAACTCAGCTCTAACTCAGATGAGTTTACGCTCTTCCTGCAAACTTGGCTAGATGAACAACACCTACCCCAAGATTTAGACCCCCTCCAAAGAGATCTGCTCGGCCTAACTGTGCCCGAAAAAGAACCCGACTTTATGGGGGTAATCTACGAATCTATGCGCAGCCTGAGCGAAAAAGCTAAGCTGGGCGCTTTCTTTACCCCCGCCGAATTGGTCGAGGATATTGTGCTGCCCGCTACCGCTTCTGTGCTCGACCCCTGTAGCGGAACCGGAACTATTCTACTCCATGTCTTGGACCGTGCACACGCCCCCTCTCTTATCCACCTCCGAGATGTAGATAGCCTCGCTCTCCGCATCGCTAAGGTCAATTTTGCCCTCTTTTTTCAACGTATCGACGAGCTGGTCCATACCGAAGTAATGGATGTGCTAGAGGAACAACCCCAAGAACGATTCGATTATATTATTACTAATCCTCCCTGGGGCGCCAAATTGGACAAAAAACGCAAGAAGGAGTTACGCAAAACTTATCCCGAACTCAAAAGCCCAGAGTCGTTTAGTATCGCAGTTTTCAATGCCTTAGGCAAACTCAAAAGAGGCAGCCAAGCCGGTAGCCGCCAAAATAGCCGCCTGATTTTTATCCTGCCCGAGTCTCTACTCTATGTAGATGCCCACAAAGGTATTCGAGAAATTCTCTTTGAACGCCAATACAAAATTGCTATCCGCTTTTTTGGAAAAGCCTTTAAAGGGGTGATGTCTAGCGTGATTCGCCTAGAACTCCAAAGAGGAAAACGCCAACTCCAACTCGAAAGAGAGGGCCAGTCTATGGAAATCCCCTTTGAGCTATTGGCCCAAAATTATTTCCGCCCCCCAGCCCTAGAAACTAAGGCCGAACTCCAAATTCTTCAAAAGATTCTGGACCGCCCTTCTTTTACCCTGGCCCAAGGCGATAGCACTTTTGGCCTCGGTATTGTTACCGGAAATAATAAGGCCCACCTCAAAAATGAACCGGCCCCAGGCCTAGAACCTATTTATACAGGCAAAGAGTTACAACCCTTCGCCTTTGATGCCCCCCGCAAGTTCATCCGATTTGAACCCGCAAAACTACAGCAGGTAGCCCCTCTGCAGCTCTATCGCCAACCCAAAATTTGCTACCGCTTTATCTCTAAAGAATTAAAGGTGGTGGCCGATTTTAAAGGCAGTTTGCTGCTCAATAGTATCAATTTTATTGTGCCCGACCGCCGGCTGTCTATTAAGGCCCTTTGCGCCTTTCTCAACTCGCCTGTGGCTAGCTTTCTCTATCAACGACTCTTTAATTCAATTAAGGTTTTGCGTCGCCAAATTGAGCATTTTCCAATCCCGCAAGCCTTTAAGGAGTATAGCCCAGCCCTAGAAAATCTGCACGATTGGCAGGTGGAAGGCCATGAAGGCCGCTGGGAACTACATGTACTCACCGCCAAAATGTACGGCCTAGACGATCTAGAAACAGAGGTCCTCTGGAAAACTATGGGCGGAGAAGATCTTTAA
- the panC gene encoding pantoate--beta-alanine ligase: MLVCKSRSALQAALNNWKAANKSWGFVPTMGALHQGHLSLLQQAKEEQGLALCSIFVNPTQFNDPKDLDAYPRPIEKDIAALEAIGCDLLFLPPVKEVYPSNWSAPVVPLDGLDLPMEGAHRPGHFKGVVEVVYRLLELCQPKALYMGQKDFQQYAIVGKMIRELELPVELHCAPIVREKDGLAMSSRNVRLSPQGRALAPALYQSLQAMQSASEKETQAKNLVEQAQKSLQAAGIQEIDYFEIVDGYNLQPLKSLENTNFAVACATVRIDGVRLLDNQILKKI; this comes from the coding sequence ATGCTGGTTTGTAAAAGTCGATCTGCCTTGCAAGCAGCTCTAAACAATTGGAAGGCCGCCAACAAAAGCTGGGGCTTTGTGCCCACTATGGGCGCCCTGCATCAGGGCCACCTTAGCCTCCTCCAACAGGCCAAAGAAGAACAGGGCCTAGCCCTCTGCTCTATCTTTGTTAATCCCACCCAATTTAATGACCCCAAAGACCTAGACGCCTATCCCCGCCCCATAGAAAAAGATATTGCCGCCCTAGAAGCCATAGGTTGCGACCTGCTTTTTTTACCCCCCGTAAAAGAGGTCTATCCCAGCAATTGGAGCGCCCCAGTGGTGCCCCTAGATGGCCTAGACCTTCCTATGGAAGGGGCCCATCGCCCCGGCCACTTCAAAGGGGTGGTAGAGGTGGTCTACCGCCTCCTAGAACTCTGCCAACCCAAAGCCCTTTATATGGGCCAAAAGGATTTTCAACAGTATGCTATCGTGGGCAAGATGATTAGAGAATTAGAGCTGCCCGTAGAGCTGCACTGCGCTCCAATCGTCCGCGAAAAAGATGGCCTGGCTATGAGCTCCCGAAATGTGCGCCTCAGCCCTCAAGGCCGTGCCCTGGCCCCCGCTCTCTACCAATCGCTACAAGCTATGCAATCCGCTAGCGAAAAGGAAACTCAGGCCAAAAACCTAGTCGAACAAGCCCAAAAAAGCTTGCAAGCAGCAGGCATCCAAGAAATTGACTACTTCGAAATTGTAGATGGCTATAATTTGCAGCCGCTAAAGTCCCTAGAAAATACTAACTTTGCGGTCGCCTGCGCTACGGTCCGTATCGATGGTGTGCGCTTGCTCGATAACCAGATTCTAAAGAAAATTTAA
- a CDS encoding glycogen/starch synthase, which yields MADKKRILVVSQAFKPYTTASEIAEIARQYTQYIQEQGAELRILMPRYGLINERRHRLHEVVRLSGMNINVSDEDYPLLIKVASLPGTRMQVYFLDNDDFFKRKQLFLDKDEQPFEDNMSRMTFFCKGVIETVKKFGWAPDLIHCHGWMSSLLPAYLKNHYKNEPIFQDSQLVYSAYPVEEKVQTALAEQFAQVATENQLSEEEQAAYMPEGQLDLNAGAIAYADAFTAPEEMMQKSDKSSFCCGVEKDAEAWGKQWDFFQELLNPVEENA from the coding sequence ATGGCTGATAAAAAAAGAATCTTGGTTGTGAGCCAGGCGTTCAAGCCCTACACAACTGCGTCGGAGATTGCGGAGATTGCTCGTCAGTACACTCAATACATTCAGGAGCAGGGTGCGGAATTGCGCATTTTGATGCCTCGATATGGATTGATCAACGAGCGTCGCCACCGTTTGCATGAGGTGGTCCGTCTCTCTGGTATGAACATTAACGTCAGTGATGAAGACTACCCTCTACTTATTAAAGTTGCCTCTTTGCCTGGTACACGTATGCAGGTATATTTTTTGGACAATGACGACTTTTTCAAGCGCAAGCAATTGTTCTTGGACAAGGACGAGCAGCCTTTTGAGGATAACATGAGCCGCATGACCTTCTTTTGCAAGGGGGTAATTGAAACGGTTAAGAAATTTGGTTGGGCGCCTGACCTAATTCATTGCCATGGCTGGATGAGCAGTTTATTGCCTGCTTACCTCAAGAATCATTATAAGAACGAGCCTATTTTTCAAGATAGCCAGTTGGTTTACTCTGCTTATCCTGTAGAGGAGAAAGTACAGACGGCTTTGGCTGAGCAGTTTGCTCAGGTAGCTACTGAAAACCAATTGAGTGAAGAAGAGCAGGCTGCTTATATGCCTGAGGGCCAATTGGACCTCAATGCTGGGGCGATTGCCTATGCCGATGCCTTTACGGCGCCGGAGGAGATGATGCAAAAGAGTGATAAATCGAGCTTTTGCTGTGGGGTAGAAAAAGATGCAGAGGCATGGGGCAAGCAATGGGATTTTTTCCAGGAATTGCTTAATCCTGTAGAAGAAAACGCCTAG
- a CDS encoding DUF4290 domain-containing protein, with the protein MQHPPTYHTEKEPILVREFGRNMQAMILHAKAIEDAEERQAAIEHIVKLIINMYPDPQRSTEDYRIKIWSHILQICNYELEVDIPEEVPRKKEKIKPDAIPYPENNLRYRQYGRGIPQMIEKAIAMEDEDKKADFTRIIAAFMKQAYNKFNQGHATNELIADELHRLSKGELSISPKVYLDFLKPKYRRNNYYKKNNKYQNKRQYNNRR; encoded by the coding sequence ATGCAACATCCACCTACTTATCATACTGAAAAAGAGCCCATTCTCGTGCGTGAGTTTGGCCGAAATATGCAAGCCATGATTCTTCATGCCAAAGCCATTGAAGATGCAGAAGAACGACAGGCCGCTATAGAACATATTGTCAAGTTGATTATCAATATGTATCCCGACCCACAAAGAAGCACCGAAGATTACCGCATCAAAATTTGGTCGCATATTTTGCAAATTTGCAATTATGAGCTAGAGGTTGATATTCCCGAGGAGGTCCCTCGCAAAAAGGAAAAGATCAAGCCCGATGCTATCCCCTACCCCGAAAACAATCTCCGCTATCGCCAATACGGCCGTGGCATTCCGCAGATGATTGAGAAAGCGATTGCTATGGAGGATGAGGATAAGAAAGCAGACTTTACCCGTATTATTGCTGCCTTTATGAAGCAGGCCTATAATAAATTTAATCAGGGGCATGCCACCAATGAGCTCATTGCCGATGAGCTGCATCGTTTGAGCAAAGGAGAGCTAAGCATTTCGCCCAAGGTCTACTTAGACTTTCTCAAGCCTAAATATCGACGCAACAATTATTATAAGAAGAACAATAAATACCAAAACAAGCGGCAGTATAACAACCGCCGCTAG